In Streptomyces rapamycinicus NRRL 5491, the genomic stretch AACTGGCCCGGGCCGGGCTGCCGCTGGTCGTGCTGGACCCACTGCACCTGCCGGACAGCCGGGTCAACAGCGTCGGGGCGACCAACTTCGCCGGCGGCCTGGCCGCCACCCAGCACCTGCTCTCCCTGGGCCACCGCCGAGTCGCCTATCTCGGCGGACCGACCATGGCCGTATGCAACCAGGCACGCATGCACGGCTACCGCGCCGCCATGGAGGCGGAGGGAGCGCAGGTGCCCGACGCCTATGTCCGGCCCGGAGAATTCACGTACGAAACCGGGTTGCTCGGCGCCACAACGCTACTGAGCCTGCAAGAGCCACCGACGGCGATCTTCGCAGGCAACGACGAGATCGCCCTCGGCGTCATCGAGACCACCCGCGCCCGAGGCCTGCGCATCCCCGAAGACCTGAGCGTGGTCGGCTTCGACGACACAAGCCTCGCCCAGATGGCCTCACCGCCACTGACCACCGTGCGCCAGCCACTACGGGAGATGGGCGGTGCCGCCCTGCGCACCGCCCTCCGACTGGCCAACGGCGAAAAGGTCGAGTCCCACCACATCGAACTCGCCACCGAACTCGTGCTGCGCGCCTCAACAGCGCCGCCCCGCGAAGAGACTTCGGCGCGTGGGTAATCGCCGTTCAAGGAGAATCAGGCGAAGCAGTACTCACTGTATCGATATATCCGTGCGAGCGGCATCACCTCGTCGTCTACCGATGAGCCGGTGGCGACCGTCGGCGCTGCACGGCTCCCTCCCAATGGTCGACCACTTCGAGGTAGCCGGTGAGCACCTTGGAGTGCGGGGCCCACCGATGGCACGTTGATGTGAACTGCAGCCCTTCGAAGGTGACGTAGGAGGAGCCCGCCACCTCCAGCTGCCCGTCGCCGATCACCGCCTTGCCGCGGTTCTCCGCGACGACGGTGATGGGCTCGGCGGCCGTTCCGTTCTTGCCGGTCATCTTGCCGATCGAGTACGTGCCGTCCGCGAGCACGATGCGGTCGCCGGCCTGCGCGTCCCCGAACGCGCTCTTCAACTGGTCCGAGTTCGCGACCCGGACGGTGCGGACGGGGTCCTGACCTCCGTCGTCGCTGCCGTCGGCTCCGTAGATGTCGGTCTCGGTGATGCTGGTCCAGTCGAGACCGTGTTGCCATGAC encodes the following:
- a CDS encoding LacI family DNA-binding transcriptional regulator encodes the protein MRPNTRRTTLADIAQAAGVSVATVSKVVNGRGDVAPQTRARVQELLHQHHYLAPVFRHTETVQSPTIEVQFKGGLKSYVAETLEGIIDSAAELGASVVISKASRAPHWARDLVSAGRRAVIAITSVYTTAHLNELARAGLPLVVLDPLHLPDSRVNSVGATNFAGGLAATQHLLSLGHRRVAYLGGPTMAVCNQARMHGYRAAMEAEGAQVPDAYVRPGEFTYETGLLGATTLLSLQEPPTAIFAGNDEIALGVIETTRARGLRIPEDLSVVGFDDTSLAQMASPPLTTVRQPLREMGGAALRTALRLANGEKVESHHIELATELVLRASTAPPREETSARG
- a CDS encoding chondroitinase-B domain-containing protein, with protein sequence MKSAFGDAQAGDRIVLADGTYSIGKMTGKNGTAAEPITVVAENRGKAVIGDGQLEVAGSSYVTFEGLQFTSTCHRWAPHSKVLTGYLEVVDHWEGAVQRRRSPPAHR